The sequence below is a genomic window from Lolium perenne isolate Kyuss_39 chromosome 4, Kyuss_2.0, whole genome shotgun sequence.
TTGCACTTACTTGAGCCTAGCTTATTTAGGTTTTGTGATTGTAAAATAAAGTTAGTTTAATTCCACTTTCTTACCAGCCAAATTCGTAATTCCTTTTAAAACGCTTGTTTACCCTCTCTAGAAGATACTCGTCCTTTCAATCAAGACAATGCCTTCAATAAGAAATCGGCTAGAAATTTGTCATTGCCAACCAATGAAGTTCAGACGTAGAATTTTCATTCTGAAAATAAAGACTCATTACTCGAAGAGCACCATCACAAACGAGGTCGTCCTATGTTACCGCCCCTACTTGCCAAAAGTACTGCAGCGATTTAGGGtctgtttggttcctagccacactttgccaagccaaagtttagcaatttggcatgtgtttggttcttgCCACACTTTAGAGCTGCCACACTTCACTAATcatatggcccacttgtcatagagtgaactttttgccaacttttgccacactttgtggcttccaaaatcctagcCACACTTTTGTGGCTGCCACACTTGCCAAAGTTAGGCTTGGCAAACTGTGGCTGGGAACCAAACAGGCCCTTACTGATCATCGGGCTCATTATCGCCACGCATACATTTTAGACATAGACATCTCCATGCAAACCATATTTGCATAGCAACATGTTGTGATTCATCTTCTTCTCTCAATCCAAGATCTTGGCCACCACCATCACTCATAGATCTCGAACTCGTACATGAGAGGTTGAGATCCCTTTTCTTTCCTGATGTACCTGCCTCACCTCATCATAATCATTATCGACGACGTCGCAATGCCTGAGGCCTGCTTTTGGACGCCAATCAGGAAACCAACCACAACGTAGAGGCTCGCAAAATTGCATTCCCAACGCCCCATGTGGGTGTTGGTGACAACCATCTAGGTTGTGTCGCACATTGCACACAACCAACCAACCATATCAGCCATGACGATGCTACCACATGCAGATGGTTGGTCAGGAAGGGTGATCGCTGCAATGTCATCGGCGGCACCTTGGCCTGATGGACCGTGGGTAACATAAGAACTCCATGAACTCGGGATAGGCTTGTAAAAGTGTGACCGAAGCACACCTCGTAGTCAATAATCGCCTAGAGCAGCAAATAAATCTTTCAGGCTAGTGACACTGAGACTGAAGCATCCGTTGACGAGTGGTGAACGAAGCTTGCTCTTGAGCACAACAAGACGCGGAAGCTAGTGGGTTCAATGATCATGCCGGTTTCATGGAAAATTTAGAATATTATAAGTCTTTTGTCATCACATCGCTAGCCCTTATAGTCATGGCAAGGATCGAAGATGAAGCGAGGGTGTGGTGTTTTGCCGGGGTAAAACTTTTGGGAAATGTAATTCTAAGAGAATTTTTTTCGCTGCGAATGGTAATTCCAAGAGAATTGACTTCTTGCTTTAAAGTCCTATGACCTCGCCTAGGCAATTGTCTCCAAAACACCTTAATTAATGAAAATGGAACATCTTGCaccttttttaatttttttttacatATTTCAGGATTATTGTTTCAAAAAAGAAAGAGCTCGGGTTTTTCCATAAAGAATGGCAGAAATGCTTGGCAACTGAAATCAATCAAACTGTGCATAAGTTGCTAGTGACATAAGCATCCAGTCCAACCAATAATCATCCAGAATAGCAACAGTAACAAGAGTTCAGGCTTATGTATGCAACGGTTCTAGCAGCTGAGAGTGTTCTTCCAGTCAGGCTGCTATCTGTAAAATGTGTTCAATGCTACATCAATAAAAAAACCTGATGTAAAAAAAACAGATTCGGGAAAGAAACGGTTCAGGCTTTTGCATCATATAGTATGCTGGCCCAGTCCAGTATCCTCACATAGAAAGCTTATATGGGCTAATTCTGATCGCGAAGACAAGGAACGATCCACTTGAAGCTTTCCTCCACAGCAATCACACGAGCCACGCACTACGGCCCGTTTACCCCATCGCTGGCCACTACTGTATTCCTGGGCTGAACCGGCAGGCCGCCTTATTTTATTTGAGCACTCCTAAGTTACTGACTGATTCAACGAGCTCAATGCGTACTGCTACTGATTCTATGGCAGGACATCAGAGAAGGCATCAGACGTGCGCAGGTAATGAGAGGAGGACGGCCGGAGGTCCGAGAGGCGGGCAGGAAGCATTACACGGCCGGAGGAACGAGaagttggtggtggtggtggccgcgGCGGACTAGTAGGACTCCATGGCGGGCGCTGAGGAGTGGCGGAAGTGGCAGCGGTGGCCGTAGGGGCAACCGGAGGCGGCGACGAACATCTGGCAGGGGAGGGTCTTGTAGCGCGGGTGGCGGATGACGGGGCGCATCTCCTGCAGGCCGTGCGCGAACCGGCACCGGTCGGTGTAGGGGCAGGCGCCTTGCTCCCACTTGTTGCACAGCTCCGTCTTGTGCGTGCCCTGCCTGTACGCCTCCACCTCCACTTCCCCATCACCCTGCGCCTCGTCCTCCGCTGCCTCCTGCAATCATCATTCCCCATTGCAAGGTCAAACATACGGATATGAAATCCCAGTGAAAATATATCGAGATGGCTGCTTGGTTTGTCGAATTAGGCAAAACCAAGACCCTATGTGTGCGACTGATAACCACTTCATAACAAAATATTTTCAATCTGCTGAGTTTTGTGTGTAAAGTTTCGAATTGAGCCAGTTACATGCTCCTACTTGACAAGAAAAATTAAGCAAGTTCAATAATGTTGCTTCTCGCAACTGAATGCAAGCACATTGTCAGAATCTGTATGATCTCCCAAGTTAACTTAACGATTTCCTAATCCAATTGCAGCACACATCTGAAAAAAGAATGGAGTTGTACCTCCGGATATCACCATTCCCCCATTACAAAGATCAAACATATGGATATGTAATCCCAGTAAAAAATTATGGAGATGAATACTTGGTTTTGTCGAATTAGGCAAAATCAAGATCCTATATCTGCGACTGATAGCTACTTCATAACAAAAAATTGTCAATCTGATGAGTTTTGTGCATGAAGTTCTGTATTAAGCCagtgcaatatttctgaagaaaaATTCAGCATGTTCAAAACTGTTGTGTATGCCATTGAATCCCAAAGTAAGCACATTATCAGAATTTGTACGATCTCCCAAGTTAACTTAAAGATTTCCTAATCCAATTGCAGCACAATTCTGAAAAATCGAGTTGTACCGcactatttcaaaaaaaaagttgtaCCTCACGATACTTACGAACAAACCTCGCCAATTCAACACAACCTGATGCTTGATGCGATTGTCAGATACTCGAATCGCAAACATAATGGCATATTACCAGAGTTCATCAGATGTTGCAGGCTTAAACTTATCAGAATTGTCAACCTGATGATTTCTGCGTGTTAAGTATCGAATTCAGCCAGTTCAATAGAAAATTAAGCAAGTTTGATATTGTTGTGACTTGTGTCCTGTGATGGAATCCCGAAGCAGGCGCATTATCAGAATTTGTATAATCTCCCAAGTTAACTTAGCCATTTCCTAATCCAATTGCAGCATGAACTTAAAAAAGTCCAGCTGTAAAGTTCGACTTCCTGGACTAAACGAATGCCAACAATACCTGACGACTAAACCTAGCTATTCTACATAACCTGATGCCTGATGCGATTGTCAAATGCTCAAACTGCAAACATAACGTCATATTGCCAGAGCTCATCTGATTGTGCAGTCCTAAACTAGCATTTTCACCATTtaattgcatcacaaacttaattCCCCCTCGTTTAAGCGGCTGTAGTTATTCAGTTCAACATATTGTATCAGCCGACTCTGCCTATGTAGCCGAAAGCAGAGTACCTGACGATACTAAATACAAAATTAGCTAATTCATCAGAAGTTGCTGCTTGATGCGATCGCCAAAGCACAAATTGAACATCATTTACCACATCACGTCTAATTTTGCAGGTTTCAACTTGTTTTTTCAGCATCGAATTGCATCGTAAACCAAAATTTCTCCCCGATTACTGCGAAATTGCATGAACTGGAACAATTGAACTGTATTCGCGGGCTTAAGCGCGGATTTCCGAGTTCCGAGCAGGCTAACAAGCGATTCGCGGCGGAATTAATCTGCGAATTCGAAGCAGTTGGATGTGTGGGCTTACCTCAATCGGTGGAGGTGGGCGAACACGGAGGCGCTGCGCCTCTGCCTCGCCCTGCGGCTGCTTCATCTGCGAGAGGTAGCACTTGGATCGTATCGAGATGCTCTTGGGCGGGCCGCCGCGCgctgctgcctcctccgccgGATTCGGTGGTGGTGCCGGCGCCGCCGCGTACGCCAGGTTCCCCTGAGTGGCCTCGAGCTCCTCGAGGAGGAGGGAGAGCTGCACGTTCTCCTCTCGGAGATGGAGGCGCTCGAGGCGGAGCTCAGCGACCTCGGCCGTGGCGTCGCGCAGGCGCAGGAAGCAGTCGTCGTAGCGCTCGGCGATCGCGCGCAGGAGCATCTCGGCCTCGCGCGCCTCGCGCTCCTGCTCCGCTGACACGCGCAGCGGCGAGACGTAGCGGCCGtcggagacgcaggacgcgggCGAGTCGAGCGCCTTCCCCATCCGTGTGGGCGAGCTGGGTCGACCTCCCTTGCTGCGGTCGTCGGAGACGCACGACGAGGGAGAGGAGTCGAGGAGCAGCTTCGCCCGCGGCGAGGCAGGAATCGGCGACCCGAAGACCTCGTAGGAGACGCAGGACGACCCCGCCGGCGAGTGGTGCCCGAGCAGGCCGAGCTCCCCCTCCATGGCCTGCGCTGGAGAGCCCAAGCTGCAAGCAGAGTAGCAGGGAGGTGAGGCTAGGGTTTGGAGCGAGAGGGAAGACGACGATGAGGAGGTCGAGGGCGGGTACCTTGGCGTCGCCGTCGTCCGTCGGGGTTTGGAAATTGGAGGGAAGCAGAGGAAGTCGTTGCGGTTTGAGACTTTGAGAGGCTGGTCAAAGTGACTTGATTGGCCCGCCTTATATAGAGCCCGTTGGCTTCTTCCCACCAAAAGACCAAGGGCAGGATCGACTTTTCTCTCCGTTATCTGACGTACAAGCTCCTGCATTATCTAAGTTGAACCAAATAAGCAGGTGCATAACTGTTTCCCCTTCACCAGAGTACCACATTGCAGTATCAGCCAAAGCTATCGAAATGAATCAAGTGGAAATGACCTCAGTTGCTCAACTCAAGGGCAGAACCGACTTTTCTCCCTGTTACTAGTACAAATGAGCTCTGACAAACTTGAATTTAGTCAAGAGCGTTCCATTTCGTTTAACTTGGAAACCACACAGAAGTGACATCAGTATCTACTACTATGTCGCACCTCTGAATAATTGCATTGTGCATATTATAGTTCAGATGGTGTACAACAACAGTACAGGGCCAGCAAATTTAAGTAATATTCAGCACTGAATTAGTGACCAAAATATTAGTGTAACAATGAGGAAGGTACTGTTCTGTTGCTGAAACAGCATAGAAATCAGAGCTGGAAACTGCAAATAGCAGCTCCTGTAATACAACACCAATGAAAGTAATCTAGACTTCTAGTATATTGTTCTGGTGAGGTGTGTTAGTCATTTTTTGGCGGGTGTTGTTGCAATATCAGACATCCGGACTGACTTCTCGAGGAGTTGGGGAACCGTTAGCTTCAACTCGAAAGTCAGCTTCTGGAGCACATAACATAGGGCGGTCACATCCCGCATCGCACGGTGCGCGTCGCCATCAACTGGGATCTTGTAGCGCTCTATCAGAGCACTCATCGACGCAGAGGTGATTTTTTGCCCTGAAATGGAAGCTGAATGAGGTCTAGCTTTTGAATCGCATGATTTGCTTCAGTTATATGAGTAAACCCACAAATCAAGAATCTAGACAAATACTGTGGAGGTTAATGGCAAAAACCTAATATTGCTAACTTAGCCTCATTTTTATCTCAGAAATATACATAGATAACACGAAGTACAGCATGTCATTACAATTACAGGAGTGTCATTTGTAACAAGAAGAATAAAACTAGGTTATGTTAATTTTCCTAGTTAACTGTCACCACCAGAGTAAACTGCGCCCTTTCTCTAGCACTGAAAACAATCTTGAACAATATGTttaagaaagtaaacagaacacttGGAGAGAGAACATACCATTAGATTCAACTAACTGTCTTGCAATAGGAAGTGTATCTACAAACAGCCAGTCACCAGGCATCTCCTGTTTACACCGTTCGAACTCAAAGATAAGAAAGGGGACATCAAAGCTTTTCCCGTTATGAGCAACCCACACAATTGGTTTACCAGCCACTTGACGACTCCAAACATATTGTAGTAGAATGGGTATAAACTCCCCAAATCTGCATTGTCGTACACAAAAACTCTAATTACAGAAGATGAAGAACTCAAGTAGGAATGCACAAGAAAAATAAACGGGCATTTGACCTCAGCTCATATGTATTTCTTTGTGGAACTACATTTTCAGAATGTAATGCAGCAATCAACACGTAGGAGAACAAAACATAAGATTCAGGGAACTGTTCTTTATTTGCAGAAAATATCACGATTTTAAAAAGTGTCAGATGAATGAATAATGATCACAAGCAAAGAAAAACTCCTATCTGAAGAAGTAATGTAACTTCTGCTTTGCACTTTGGTTTCATATTATCTTCTTAGATTGTTATTTCCTCACTGGAGTCTTATAAAATGACAGTTTGCATGAGTAAAAATGGAAAGTATCTGGTAGGGCACAAATCATGCTGTTGAAAGATGATACCTTGGGACATCAGATCCGCGGATCATGCTGGTGCTAATACCATGAACAGCTGTGTTTCTTATCTCCCTCTCAGGGTTTATTAGGGTCTGGAAAGTGCTATTCTTTCCACCCGCAAGATCACGTGCAGCAAACTCAATAACTCTATCACCACGGCGTGAGAAACCAGTAGTTTCAATATCAAAAACAAGGATAGTTGCAGGGTACTCAGTCTTGCCTCCAGAAACCTTTTCCTGAATATCGTAGCACTGAAGTGGTTTCAGGTGGTGCAGATCAGACTGCTTGAACACATCAATCGATGATTCAACTGATCCACCGTGTAAATGGCGGTTATTGCTGAAGGATTGCTTGCATGCTTTTCTTGTGCTCCTCACTAGTACTGATGTACTAAAAGGTCTAGTTTTATATCTTCTATTTTGAAGTACATTTTCAGACATTATTCTGCTGCTATACTTGAGAAATCTGATACTACAACTCTGTCCTATTGAGTTTCTTAGTTGATGGAAGTTACCACAGCAAATAGAATATAAAGACATTGTACAATTGGAGAAAATAGGGCATCAAAGGTGTTGATCGCCTATTATTGGGGTACCCTCACTGTTAATCCTGAAATGATTAGCAAACAATCATTATTAGTTGGAATTTGTCAAACTTAAAACTAGTGAACCCAGAGATATGCAAAAATGTAACCAAATAGTAATGATGAAGTCATTAGATATATATCACGCCATGCAATGTCCGCACAAGTAAACCTCCAAAAATAAAACTGCGAGTATGTGTCCAAAAAAATAATAGCAGACCAGACAATACTATGGTGCCAATTTTCTACGAAACACATACAAAGCCATGAGAAACCCGAATAAATCAGAGAAAACACAAATCCAGCAGAGAGTCTCTCTATCTTGATCCCACAGCTCGCAGATTATACTTCTGTAGAAGTGTGTCTATCAATAGACCACATATGCTGAGAGTGTATGATACACAATGCGTATTTCTGTGTCAGCATACCCTTATTTCCACTATTACCAATTTCACAGCCAAACTGATAACAACGTCTTCCGGGGCTTATATTTTGTCCTTGGCTCATTGATGTGCACCACCTAAGCTCCAAGCTTCCAAATAGAAAATGACCATCATGGTTTAAAAAGCATCGCTTAGTCGTCGCCTAGGCGACGCCTAGGCGCCAAGGCGCCCCCCCTCCGCTTTGTAAAAACGGCCGCTTTAGGCGCCTAGGCGTCCAAAGCGCCTGCCTAGGCGCCAAAGCGCCCTCCCTCCTTAAGGCGCCAAGGCATCGCCTTAAAAACCATGATGACCATATTATTTAGGTACATTGATAGCTTCCAACAAAACCGCTGGTATGATGATATACAAATCACTTCTGTGTTGCTCCATCAAGGGCTCACCAGTAATCTTTACAGGAGCAGCACCCACTTTCAAAGCGGTGAAATCGGACCCTATCCCTCATAATTATAACACGACAAAGCACCTTCGAGATTATTTTGATCCATTCATGACAGTCACCGCATGTCTGCAGATTTTTTGACACAAATATTTCTGTCCCTGGACCAGTCTTAAGGACACTATAAGCTACTGCAAGCTTCTCACTGTGGAAGCTgaggttttcttctctttcctccGGAGAGACATCTTTTGTTACTAACTCAATGGATGGAGTATAGCCTTCAACCTTCGCTTTTTCTGATAAACCATGCAGCACTCGGTAAATATCATCAGAATCAGGATGGGACCGGTCCCCAGCTTTGAATTCATGGGTGCTTCCCCCTAATTCAACCCAACTCAAGCCCTTTATCTTCCGTACTTTCCTTTTCTTCCTCTCTTTCCATACTTCCTCTGAATCATCCCACCTGTTTATTGATGAGTAGATATTTGAAAGAAGGGTATAATCACCACTGCCCTGGCATGCTATCTGTTCAATAGTAACATCACCAAATTTGGTTTGATGATACCTACGGCAAGCACTAAGCAATGCCCTCCATATCACAGCATCAGGTTTCACGGCCATTGAGCTCACCAAGTTGTATGCTTCATCCAGCAGCCCAGCTCGTGACAATGTATCCACCATTGCACCATAGTGTTCAACCTTTGGAGTGATATGATACTTCATAGTCATTGCTTCAAAGTATTGACGAGCCTCTTCAACCATGCCACAATGGCTGCATGCTGCCAATAGTGCAACGAATGTAACCCCATCAGGAACCACACCTGCATGTTCCATCCTGTGGAACAGTATCACCACATTGGATCCAAGACCATGAGCTGCCAAGCTACCAATCATTGTATTCCATGTGGACACGTGGTTTCTCTTAACTGTGTTGAATATGTCAACTGATACATCAATCCTTCCACATTTAGCATACATATCAATCAGTGCTGACACTAAAATGTGATTCTTTTCCACCCCCAGTTCATCCATCAGCTGATGAACCCACACACCATAAGAGCGGGCACCAGCTCGAGCACAAGCTGACAGGACTGAAGAGAATGAGAAACCGTCAGGGACAAGGGCAGAATTGACCAATCTGCTGAAAAGATTCATTGCATCTTTTAGGTGGGAGCTCCTTACTGCACCCGCAATCATTGAATTCCATGAGACCAGGTCCTTGACAGGCATCCTCTTGAAAATCTGATATGCCTTGTCTAGCTGTCCACCCTTCAAGAATCCCGTGAGCATCAGATTACCATGGAAAGGATCAGTACTCCACTCAAGCATGGGCAAAAATAGCTCGCGTGCTTCCGTCATGCGATCATGATCAATATACAACCTCAAAAGTGGAGCAATAATATCTTGCTTACTTAACCCAGTTTTAGTGAGATGTGAATGAATTTGCATGGCAGCATAGATGTCTGAACATTTCGAACAAGCCCTGAGGAGGAGAGCATAGGTTCTGTGATCAGGGCAGAATGCGGTAAAATGGAGCATAGTTCTATAGTCCATCAGTGACTTCTGTGGGGAGCCTTTCTCCAAAGATGCCCGGATGATGGCATTTGCATATGGAAAGACGAGTCTCGTGGGATGTTTCTTCAAACAGTTTGTGTAGGGCATAGTGCAAATGGGCTTCTGAAGTGAATTCCTATAATGCAGGCGCAAAACTTATATTTTCTGAAATTTGCAGTTCATTAACACCAGGCAGCTAAAAAATCAGCATTCCGATGTGCACACTCAAGTTACATAATACTTACTAAGATAATTATCCAAAACGAAAGTTGTGCTTATCGCTACTTGAAATGAAAGGATAAAATCATCATCGATTCTTTACGTCTTGTGCATGAATTTACCAATGCTAACATATAGTACATGCCAAATATATTGCACATCTGCACAGGTATGGCCAAATGTGCTTCGTTACTAACTAGAATATATTGTATATCTACTAACAAATTTCATGGAGTTCTAGATGATACCATTTGTGTATTTTTTTTTATCAAGCTCCCATCATACAGGTATAGCCAACAACAATGCTCAATAACAAAAATACTTCCGACCTTAACTGATTCCTACACCCACGTGCAGCTTGTGGTCCTATGACAACTACATGCCTACGAAAATAACTGAAATTCAAGAACCAGCGCAGCACATATTAAGGCCCATTTGGCATTGATGTGGATTATGATAACATCATTTCTTCAAATAGTTTTCAGATGATTATGATAATATTGCGCCGTTGTAAATAGCATATGCCAGCTAGCTGTCTAAGGACAAGAAATCGTGTGAGAAGAAATACAGTAATACATAAGTACTAACTATGCTGGATAACAGAAAATTGTCAAAGTGTGTCTGATTTGCCAAACATGCTCTAGATTTTCCACAGCTGCTTTAAGGGTAATCGCAACATAACAACCGCAAATCCGCCCCAAAGACCCTTCCTTCCATGGGCCTTCAAACTATGGAAATAAACCTGATAATCCATCTATTCGGAGAAAACAAATTCGCTCCACTAAGTCCCCCAAACAGTACGAGACGGACCACGGAGGATCAAACCCGGCAACGGAATCAACTAAACGCTGCCAGAAACGTGTTGGGAGAAGGCTCAGCGCCCCCACCCAAGAGCAACGCAGCCagagtgctcgacgaaatgcctCGCCAAGAAATGAACCAAAACAGCGATTCGATGAGCAGGGGAGCGAAGAGAGGAGGTACCTGAGCATCCGGCCGGCGGGCCGAGATCCAATGAGGTGGGATAGACCGTCGCGGCTGGCGAATTTTGGAGCAAGAAGGAAGGGAATGCAAGCAAGCGAGAGAGCGGGCGAGCACGGAAGGTATATGCCTTTTGGTTGCGGAGATGCGAAGGCTTGTGGCGAGAGAGGCGTGGAGGGGagaagcggtggtggtggcgggagAGAGTGGGGGCAACCGGAGGCGGGGCGGAGGGGGGGGTGGCCGGTGTTGGCGGATCGGCCGCGACGCGGGCGTGGGAACGTGGGGTGGGATGGGCGGGCGAGTGGCGCTTCCGCAAATGCCCACTGCTCAGCGGCGTGATTAGAAAGAAAATCCACTCTTGGTTAGCGCCCGATTTGAGATGTGTTTACCACAGTCCACAGCCGCATGATCCCCCCATGACTCATGAGGCCATGACCCATAGTCCGTGCGAACCCAAGCCACCCAGTTGCCCTGGTGGGCCGGGCTTCTGCGCCTGTAGTTCAATTTCTAGGATGGGCTGATGCGGCTGGATTTGGCTGAAGCGTTTCTTTTCGCGAGGGATTAGTTCCATGTTTGGATTCTTTTCGAACAAAACGAACAGGCCCTCCGAGA
It includes:
- the LOC127295683 gene encoding putative zinc finger CCCH domain-containing protein 21, coding for MQELVRQITERKVDPALGLLVGRSQRALYKAGQSSHFDQPLKVSNRNDFLCFPPISKPRRTTATPSLGSPAQAMEGELGLLGHHSPAGSSCVSYEVFGSPIPASPRAKLLLDSSPSSCVSDDRSKGGRPSSPTRMGKALDSPASCVSDGRYVSPLRVSAEQEREAREAEMLLRAIAERYDDCFLRLRDATAEVAELRLERLHLREENVQLSLLLEELEATQGNLAYAAAPAPPPNPAEEAAARGGPPKSISIRSKCYLSQMKQPQGEAEAQRLRVRPPPPIEEAAEDEAQGDGEVEVEAYRQGTHKTELCNKWEQGACPYTDRCRFAHGLQEMRPVIRHPRYKTLPCQMFVAASGCPYGHRCHFRHSSAPAMESY
- the LOC127295684 gene encoding exonuclease DPD1, chloroplastic/mitochondrial yields the protein MSLYSICCGNFHQLRNSIGQSCSIRFLKYSSRIMSENVLQNRRYKTRPFSTSVLVRSTRKACKQSFSNNRHLHGGSVESSIDVFKQSDLHHLKPLQCYDIQEKVSGGKTEYPATILVFDIETTGFSRRGDRVIEFAARDLAGGKNSTFQTLINPEREIRNTAVHGISTSMIRGSDVPRFGEFIPILLQYVWSRQVAGKPIVWVAHNGKSFDVPFLIFEFERCKQEMPGDWLFVDTLPIARQLVESNGQKITSASMSALIERYKIPVDGDAHRAMRDVTALCYVLQKLTFELKLTVPQLLEKSVRMSDIATTPAKK
- the LOC127295682 gene encoding pentatricopeptide repeat-containing protein At5g50990-like, which produces MLRNSLQKPICTMPYTNCLKKHPTRLVFPYANAIIRASLEKGSPQKSLMDYRTMLHFTAFCPDHRTYALLLRACSKCSDIYAAMQIHSHLTKTGLSKQDIIAPLLRLYIDHDRMTEARELFLPMLEWSTDPFHGNLMLTGFLKGGQLDKAYQIFKRMPVKDLVSWNSMIAGAVRSSHLKDAMNLFSRLVNSALVPDGFSFSSVLSACARAGARSYGVWVHQLMDELGVEKNHILVSALIDMYAKCGRIDVSVDIFNTVKRNHVSTWNTMIGSLAAHGLGSNVVILFHRMEHAGVVPDGVTFVALLAACSHCGMVEEARQYFEAMTMKYHITPKVEHYGAMVDTLSRAGLLDEAYNLVSSMAVKPDAVIWRALLSACRRYHQTKFGDVTIEQIACQGSGDYTLLSNIYSSINRWDDSEEVWKERKKRKVRKIKGLSWVELGGSTHEFKAGDRSHPDSDDIYRVLHGLSEKAKVEGYTPSIELVTKDVSPEEREENLSFHSEKLAVAYSVLKTGPGTEIFVSKNLQTCGDCHEWIKIISKVLCRVIIMRDRVRFHRFESGCCSCKDYW